Proteins co-encoded in one Gemmatimonadaceae bacterium genomic window:
- a CDS encoding aspartyl/glutamyl-tRNA amidotransferase subunit C codes for MAVSDADVLHVAALARLSLPADKVPGLVRELNGILGHMAVLETVDVSSVGEETRAAMPRRDDAVGPVPLVRPLASFAPAPRDGFLLVPRLSTHSQLGASEGDE; via the coding sequence GTGGCCGTATCTGACGCAGATGTCCTCCACGTCGCGGCGCTGGCGCGACTGTCGCTGCCCGCTGACAAGGTCCCGGGCCTCGTCCGCGAGCTGAACGGGATCCTCGGGCACATGGCCGTCCTCGAGACGGTGGACGTGTCGTCGGTCGGCGAGGAGACACGTGCCGCGATGCCGCGTCGTGACGATGCCGTCGGGCCGGTGCCGCTGGTGCGACCCCTCGCGTCCTTCGCCCCGGCCCCCCGCGACGGCTTCCTGCTCGTGCCGCGGCTCAGCACGCACAGCCAGCTCGGTGCCTCGGAGGGCGACGAGTGA